A genomic stretch from Primulina huaijiensis isolate GDHJ02 chromosome 14, ASM1229523v2, whole genome shotgun sequence includes:
- the LOC140957004 gene encoding uncharacterized protein, whose translation MVSTAMASCLQLLKSSPSNFLAKFGCSCLENNGKSSVRRNLRLQNSGNVFDYRRFWVTCEAGANDDQNKGEEPPESLFMKELKRRGMNSSSLLEEKNRNIDRDKEIKLREEDGGWSYKRRNGVTTDDERSISNQREKSMAINSEGLEGLIPRAKLLITLGGTFFLAFWPLILATIAFFCALYLYFGPEFVHDGSKTSMAPPPYVDPYELLEEERIYKTAPLLN comes from the exons ATGGTTTCGACTGCAATGGCTTCTTGCCTTCAGCTGTTGAAATCCAGTCCGTCGAATTTTCTCGCGAAATTCGGGTGTTCCTGCTTGGAAAATAACGGGAAATCATCTGTAAGGCGGAATCTCAGGCTTCAGAATTCTGGGAACGTATTTGATTATAGGAGGTTTTGGGTTACTTGTGAAGCTGGAGCAAATGATGATCAAAACAAAG GTGAGGAACCTCCCGAGTCTTTATttatgaaagaattgaagaggCGGGGGATGAATTCTTCTTCTTTGCTCGaggaaaaaaatagaaacatcGACAGAGACAAGGAGATAAAACTCAGGGAAGAAGATGGGGGTTGGAGCTACAAAAGAAGAAACGGGGTTACAACTGATGATGAAAGAAGCATATCGAATCAGAGAGAAAAGTCGATGGCAATCAATAGTGAAGGCCTAGAG GGCTTGATCCCGCGGGCTAAACTTTTGATTACCCTGGGAGGAACATTCTTTCTTGCGTTCTGGCCGTTGATTCTTGCAACTATTGCATTCTTCTGTGCTTTGTATCTG TATTTTGGACCTGAATTCGTTCATGATGGAAGTAAAACTTCAATGGCTCCACCCCCGTATGTCGACCCGTATGAACTGCTCGAAGAAGAAAGGATATACAAAACAGCTCCACTTCTAAATTGA